TGACCTGAAATTTTATCTCCTCGTTTCATAATCTACAGTTGAATCAAACAAGTTCGGACACAGCTCACGCAGGTTATCAAAACACATGTGAGAGGTGTGGGTGGGTAACACAGTTTGGAATGAGGCAATAAGGGTAGATTCATCACTGTGTGGGCACCTGAGTGACACTGAAGATCAGGTAGGCATAACTGTCGCTCTCGAACGTGTCGATGCTCTCGCCGTCGTCCCAGAACAAATCTCCAGCGGCTGAACCGTCGTCCGACAGAGCTGAGACCAGGTGGAGAGGCTGAGTGGTGCTCACCCACAGCGTCAGATTGGGAACCTGTGCAGACGAgttgaaacaaaaaacaaacattacattaTAAACTACTGGTTATAAAGAGTCAGACTGACAGAATCTCAAGGAAGGATGACAGATGTTCTTGTATCCTTGGAAAGATTATTTATCTTTGATTTTAAGGTTGTAGTCTGTTCATTTTTAACTTAAACATGTTTCTTGTTCCCTTAGATCAATTTTCTCTATCTTCAAGTTTTGTAAACAAATTTTCAATAGTTCAGAAAATAGGTGTTTGATGATTtaacagtaaagtaaaaatcCTTTCTACCTGTGTTGGTAAAATCGATCCTTCACGTAAATGTAAGTTGATCTTGTCCAGAGGTGCCTGAAGTTGAACCTCTTCACCTTTACTGCGCAGAGAATCACCCTGAGGGGAACAGCAACACATCAGATCGCTCTATGATACATGAATGACCAGTTTAATGAGTTTGAGCGAGTGTGCTGAGAGTTCTTACAGTGTAGTAGTCATACCACAGACCCTCTGGGAAGTAACCATCCACATAATCGACTCCAGGATCCAACACTGGTGTCACCAACAAACTCTTCCCCCACAGGAACTGTTTGTCAATCCCATAGGTTCTTACATCTCTTGGAAACCTGTCGAGTACAGAAAACATTAAGAACAGCGAAAAAGTgtataaagagaaataaaaaaaaaacaaggttgtgtttttattctctacTTACTCAAACATCAGCGGCCGTGCGACAGTGTGtccgtgtgcatgtgcgtgatGAAAGAGAGTGTAGAGGACTGGGAAAAGGGAATAACGCAGCAGCAGAGCCTGTTTCATGGCGGTACGAGCCAGAGGACTGAAAACTGTCGGATCCTGAGGctgtaaataaatcacatcaatTTAACGTCtctgaagaaagagagggataaACTGCCGGGATCTACGTATTTGAATTGTTGCTTTATTGCTGCAACAGTGATGTTAAACTGTATGAACCTGCATGTCGATGGCGTTGTGGTTGCGTGTGAAGGGGTAAAAAGCTCCGAGCTGCGTCCAGCGGACACACAGCTCCTCCTGCGGCTCCTCGCTGAAGCCGCAGATATCTGCTCCCACCAGCGGGATGCCCaggaggttaaaggtcaacatgcctgaacacacacaggaggagaggggtCGAAACCAATGTCCAACAATTAAATTGACGATTTCAGACGATTTTCTAAAATCAAAACCACACGAACACTCTTTGTATGACCTGACCTGATATTGAGGTGTAAAGATCTCTCCATTGGCTCCTGTTGTCTCCCAGCCAGTGACCAGAATACTTCCCCTGACTGGGGAAGGTGGAACGAGAAATCACGAAAGGTCTTTTTGCAACGATCCTCTTCAGAGCGCTGaacaagaggagggagagaaaccaAGGGACAGAGATCGATCATATGGTCAACGAGTGATTCCCTGTTTTGGTATTTtatctattgtgtgtgtgtttgtgtttcactggtTCTGACCTGGCAGATGCTTTAGCTTCCATGAGTCCATACAGACTGTGCATATTATAGTGTATAGACTGCTTTTGTTGTGCAGTGGCACATACAGTCTTTGCTCTCAGCAAACCTCCAAGCACACCTGAAAGGTAAAAGACTCAGTTTGACTTTTGGACAATCGTACGTGCTTTGTATTCCTGTGTTCATTTAACGTTGTTGATTTGTGCTTGAGGTGTGTATCTGCGTCTCCCACCAGGTGTATAAGGAGGATTCTCAAGACTGTTTGTTGGACAGCCATTAGTGGATCCATCCAGGAAATTTGACGGCTCATTCATGTCCTggaaatgatgaggaaaaaaatgcagagAATCACTTCAATAATAACGACCGAGGTCAAAGATTTTATCTTTTCTTCAATTTCAATACTTACAATCCATAATCCATCGAATGGCACTTGATCGTGGAACCTCTGGAGGTTTTCATACCACCACTCATGTGTCACATCGTCAGAGAAGTCAGGATATGCTGTCAAACCAGGCCACACCtgcaggagaggatggagaattgtttatttattggtgATAGAGTTTGATAGATGCTTTTGTAAGTCATAGTTACAAAATCTCACCGaaccatcaaatacattttgaagctgctatcTCTCACCTTCCCGATGAGTGTCTTTCCTTCAGCGTCCTTAATAAAAACTCCTCTCTTCAGTCCTTCATCGAACGGCCAGTACGAGCCCTCAGGCTGAGTGCTGCTGATACCCGGGTCCTGCAGGTTGAGAAACAACAGTCTTAAAAACACAAGCTACATCAGACAAACACCACACatggatgaaaatataaagGTCCCGTTTACCAGGATCATGACATAGCGCTGGTCATGAGCGTGCAGATCCTTGACCAGGTCAGGCAGCGTTGCAAACTTTGTTGAGTCAAACGTAAAGTCCAAATATTGGTCCATGTAGTCGATGTCATTCCACTGGACGTCCTGCAAACAAAACCTCAAATAATgaatctgaaaaacagaaaaatactgacaaaaaaaaaaatcagctgcCGTCCACTTTACCTGAGGCATCCCATAACTCCTCATCTTCTTGACAACCTCCAAGGTAGAGTTACTTGTGTTGTAACCCCAGCGACAGAGGTGGTATCCTAAAGCCCAGTAGATGGGCATTGCCGGGAATCCTACGACAAGACGGGAGGGATTAAGCGAGAAGAGGGGTGAGGATGAAAGAAGggagaaaaataatcaaaagaaTAATGGAGGAACTAACAGAGGTGattgttttaaacacatttaaacatacaGTGGTCTGCAGAGTGTTAGACTACCAAACTCTGCATATACATGTACTGACCTATGACTTCCACATACTGTTCAATAACTGAACCAGGATCAGGACCGAGGAAAACGTAAAAGTCGAGGATTCCTCCAATAGTACGCCAGGTCAGAGCTGGGGACGGCTGGAGGGCCACATCTGACCAAATAGAAATAACATGTGGTTAAACAATAGTTATTCATGGGAAAGAAAAGACCCACAACGTTAAGATACAAGAGCATGaaggcagagagaagaaagagacagaaagagagaggaaagagacagagagagagaggaaagaaacagagagagagaggaaagaaacagagagagaggggaaagagacagacagagagaggaaagagacagagagaacatTTGGAGATTTTGCTAATATAGTGTGTTTTTGGGTACGTTCTCCTGTTCGCTCTCCATTCTCAAATCAGTTCAGTTATTCAAACACCAGCTCAATCAAAGTGGAGTCCTAATCATTTGTCTGATGATGACAAATTAACTACTAATGAAGTTAGCAGTGCTGCTCAATATTTTTTATCAAGAAATACAACCTGACCTGTACAGTAAATCTTTTTAATTGATAATTACTGTTTAGTTTATCACAGTTGCTTCTGCTTTTATAAAGCCACAGAACGACTGTTCAACGGTTGTCACATGAACAGTTGTGAAATCTTCAAACTATGAGCATCAGCTATTTGTTGCATGTTTTACTGCACGTAGTGAAACATGAGGCAGAAGTCTGACGGAGTGGCGGACTGACCCATCGCGTTGCTGTTGAGCAGGAAAAAGCCGTGTGCATTCCCTCCGTCCTCCATTACCAGGTAAAAAGGATGGGCTCCGTACAGGTTTGTCTGTTCCTGCATTAAAGAGAAGAACACATGGATATGACTGTAAATGACTGTAAACTGAGCAAGATAGGTTTCCCACCTGGAAATATAAACAACAGAGCTGGACTTGGTAACGTGTCCTTTTCCTAGTATGACGGAATCAGTTGAGGATTAATGTCTGTACCCGTGGCTCAAATGTTATTACTACTGTTGAAGGTGAACAACGAAAATAAACAGAGTTTTGGTACCATAGGAGGGACGTCTCTGGCCCACATGGTGAGCGTGTTCCAGTGGATGTCATGAAGGAAGGTGGAGCGATGTTCCCCCAGGCCGTAGATGAACTGACTGGGCAGGGAGGTGGAGAACTGGAGGAATTGATCGGCATAGAAGAGAGGAGCCACTGTGGTGTTCAGACTAACGGGGAAGCAGACACGAACAcagtattaatatatatatatattttatactttctgGTTTGTCTAACAGGAGCCAACTCAACCCAGACTTACAGAACTGCTCCGGTCGAGCTTCTCTTCACAATGAGACCAAATGGCTCTTTTGAAAGCTCGACAACATAGTCAGGACTTTGTGCTTTCTTGGTGGCAGTGGGGACAGAGATTGGGACTTCAAACCTTGCATCAGAAGGGTCGGTTATCTAAGAAACATTAGACAAACAGTTTGTATTTTAGTTACAGACCAAAGGATCTGCAGCAGTTTGGAGCAATCCAATATTTAATCTTTTAGCTCTGTTTCAAGTCTGTTTCCACTCTGGGAATTTATCAGCACTTGTTTACTGAAAATGGCTGCTTGGTGTGGTTAGCAACAATGCTGAAGAGAGCCACAACAGCAAAACCGTGGTCAACGAAACCAAAATAATGAACTGAGAATGTGAACTCAACTCAAACAGCTGAGGGAAAAGGCACCAAGAGCAGCTTAACCATTATATATAGTTATTTgagttatttataatataaagaCATTGATTTACAACTGTCATTTCAAAATTTACCACAAGATATTAACAATGATTTTGGTTTAAAATTTGAGTATGGTTGAGTACATATGATGTCTGTACttctacaaaaaaaaatatgataataCTGGTGTTCTCCACTCACCCTGACATGCAGCCGTGTGTCCGTCTCATGGCGTATATCGACCTCTAGAGTGAGAATGTCTGCTGGGTAATAGGTCTTTATCTCCCTCACGAGCGTACCTTTCTGCCCCAGGGATGTGTCGTTAATTGACACGAGCGAGTAGGAAGGGAAATCCACAGGATAGAAACACCAGGGGATACCATTTCCCCCTGATGGGTGGGTGGCAGAAGAGGACGGAGAGGAAGCAGGGATAAAGCAACAGTTCCTCGCCTCACACATCTCTCTGGTCACCACCACCCCTCTCTCAGGGTAGCAATCGAACCTACGCGCCTCTGGGATTATACTACAAGCCCCAGGGCGGGAGGCAGCTGCAGTGTCGTTTCCTCCTGTTGGAGGGGGCTTTGCCGGGGCAGGTGGCAGAGGTCTATGTGGTTCTCGGTTTGATGGACCGTGAAGCCAAAACATGGTGCCCAGTAGCCAGCCTCCaaagaggagaagcagcaggcaGCCAATCACCAGGAGGCCTTTGGTGACGGAGCATGACGGCAACCGTGGGAGCAACGAGGCTTCCTCTGGCTCCTGCACCTTGAAACACAGCACGGAAATAAATAAGCAACGAAATCACAGTACACTAGATATTGTGCCAAAGCTAAGATTTTCTTCTATACACACACGTACTTGATGAGGTACATAATTAAAATCTGATTCAATCCAAACTCACAGGAACTTCTTCTTGGACGGGACGTGGCTCCTCTGACAACACTGCACTGGAAAACTTAACATCCTCAGGGTTCAGTCGCTTGTATGAAACCATCCTGGCCGCATGCGTCTGTCAAAGTGAGTGACTGCAcaaatggaagaaagaaaacagacagcGACACAGAGCTCAGGGCCATGACGATTTGCGTTTCCTGTCGTTGTGGGTTCATGGAAGTGAAAAAGTGAAGTGGGGGGATAATTGCTTATTTTAAGACTGTGACATAAGCAAGATgcaaaacagcagaaaaaatgtgCTTAATGCAACAAATACAGGGTCTGTAGAGGGGGTTGTTTTTTATAAGTTAGGGATTCAGGAAGAACATTTCTTTATGGTCAACAACACCAATGATGGATTAAGTATTCAAATcctttacttgagtaaaagcaTGAATACAAAAGTTCAAAAAGTCCAGCTAACTTTACCTCCTGCAAACCTCAGCTCCTCAGCTCCTGCTAACCTCATCTCCTGCTAACCTCAGCTCCTGCTAGCCTCAGCTCCTGCAAACCTCAGCTCCTGCTAACACCAGCTCCTGCAAACCTCAGCTCCTGCTAGCCTCAGCTCCTGCTAACCTCAGCTCCTGCTAACCTCAGATCCTGCTAACCTCAGATCCTGCTAACCTCAGCTCCTGCTAACCTCATCTCCTGCTAACCTCAGCTCCTGCTAACACCAGCTCCTGCAAACCTCAGCTCCTGCTAACCTCAGCTCCTGCTAACCTCAGCTCCTGCTAACCTCATCTCCTGCTAACCTCAGCTCCTGCTAACCTCAGCTCCTGCTAACACCAGCTCCTGCAAACCTCAGCTCCTGCTAACCTCAGCTCCTGCTAACCTCATCTCCTGCTAACCTCAGCTCCTGCTAACACCAGCTCCTGCAAACCTCAGCTCCTGCTAACCTCAGCTCCTGCTAACCTCAGCTCCTGCTAACCTCATCTCCTGCTAACCTCAGCTCCTGCTAACACCAGCTCCTGCAAACCTCAGCTCCTGCTAACACCAGCTCCTGCTAGCCTCAGCTCCTGCAAACCTCAGCTCCTGCTATCCTCAGCTCCTGCAAACCTCAGCTCCTGCTAGACTCAGCTCCTGCAAACCTCAGCTCCTGCTAGCCTCAGCTCCTGCTAGCCTCAGCCCCTGCTAGCCTCAGCTCCTGCTAGCCCCCTGCATGTAAACCCCAACTGCGTGAAAGTCAAAGTTCACCGATGAAACACGAGAGCACTTCTGTAACAGCAGTGTTCCACCACGACTGCACTCATAAGAACACAACACGCAGACTGACAGAGAAGCTGTCGATGCGTTGCAGCGGCAAAAACAACGTTTGTTAGCTTTAGCCTCCTTTAGCATCACAGTTGAAGTGAGCCGGTGTAAGCTAACCACGTCTGTTTGCGTCACCAGCTCCTACCTGGATGTTCCTGAAGCTTGGCTGAGGGAACACTGAGCAGCCTTCGGGACTGTCAGTTCAGATGATCGTTACGTTGCTGAAGTATTTCGTAACGTCGCTAACCTGAAAAACCTGAAGGGATCGAACAGTGTGCGTCTGTTTATCTCCATGTCACGTTCACTGGCGCCTCGTAATTTACACCGCTGCCGTTTGAGGGACGCGTGGTGGATTCAGGGTCCGCAAACCATCAACGACGTTATACTGAATAAAGATCattgctgttatttatttaatttatcaatTTGTATATATTTGATTGATGTAATTTATTGATGCATAAATAAAAGATCAACATTTATGTCTGGCCTGCACCCGCATTAGTCAGTGAATGAAGGTTTACAGTGAACCATGAGGTGCACGGCCCCATGTTTTACAAATCAAACTGGGGTCACTCATATTTTTACTGGGAATGAAGGGAGGCTACTTTATTTCTGTGAGAATGATTAGAACAAccactgtatgtttttttttattactccCTCTTATCAATAAAGGCATCAGCCCCCAAAATCCATATTTGTTAGGCTATAAATAAAATCGGATTTAttttgtgtacatatatatttgtACCTCTTGTACATTCAATCTTAAATACAGAAATCCCTGCAAAAACTGTGGTATTCAtacttttattgtttattaaaaCATGTTCCATACAATTAGACAGAGGCAGCACAGGGCAAAATGAGCCATCTACATGGCTTCAAATTATCGGCCTTTGTATCACGATGATTCCTCCACTCACAACAGTGACTTGGCCTTTAAGAACTTCTTCAACCAGGTGAACCTGATTCATAATTTGGATCTTGAAtgaatgcaaaacaaaacagatataAGAGTTCATCACAAACTAAGGCTAAATGGTTTTGGCAAACACCGGATGAACATTAAGGATCCCACTgttttgttacattttattgGGCACATTAACCAAAGAATGAAATCTAGTGTCGCCTGATTCCTTCACATCTCACTGGCCATCGTAACATCGGATACAAATACATCAATTATATTTCAGTCCAATTTCCACATACACGAttaatttcaataaaaataCTGCATGGACAAATCACAAACCTTAAATGACACATTTGTACTACCATAAATACTATGATGTTCAAACGCAACTAATATAGGTAAGAGTGATAAATAAGAGCTAGTATGACCTCTAAAATTTATCATCTAAACAGTTTCAGAGATTTGTAGTACATTATTGTTATTCTGAAGCGTTGTTGCTATTTTGCTGAACATCAAAAtggtttgtgtctgtttcttcATTTGTTATTTCTGGGAGTTAAATATTTTTAGCTTAAATACTTTTTGGGTAAAACACCACATAGAGGTTTATTAACTGTCTATACACAGAGGTAGTTACTTCTCTCTCAGTTCATGTTCAACTGCCTTAACTCATGTACTTTCATAGTACTACTGGCACGTACCTGTATGGTttacataaatacattataAGTCGTTTTTGTCTGTTATACACATATTAATTGGAGAGTTATCATCGCTCTGTGAGAAATCGTCATTCTTCACACTGGACGCAGACTCTTCCTCAGTCTGTATCAGCTCATGTTTACGTTTGTGAAGCCTCAGGCTCTGTGAGCGACTGAATCCTCTCCCACAGATGTCGCAGCCGTACGGCCTCTCCCCCGTGTGGAGCCTGATGTGGTTCTTGAGGCTCGAAGCTCGCGTGAAACTCTTTTCACACTCGGGACAGTCAAACTTCTCCCCGAAGTGGATTTTCTCATGCTCCCTCAAGCGGCCGGACTGGTTGAAGCTCCTGTCGCACACGGAGCAGTGGTAGGGCCTCTCCCCCGTGTGTGTGAGTCGGTGTCTGTTCATGGCCCCCGAATGGGCGAAGCTCTTCCCGCAGTCCGGGCAGGAGAAAGGTTTCTCTCCCGTATGCACTTTCTGGTGACCTTTGAGTTGACCTTTCTGGGTGAACTGCTTCCCACACAGAGAGCACTGAAAGGGTTTCTCTCCCGAGTGGATTCTCATGTGGATTTGCAGCGCAGACATCTTGTGGCAGTCTCTTCCACAGAGGCCACAACAGTAAGAGCTCTTTGTCTGATTGTTTGTCAATGGATCCTGCATTGGTGATAATGGAGGACTGTCTTTTTCACTGTTAGCAACACATTCAGGATCCTCTTCAGACACTGGAAACACAAATGGGTAGAGTTGAAACATGCTTTTAAGAAACACTGAACCAAATAAGTAAAACGGTTAAAGCACTGGTTTCTATGGAGCCAACAAGGTGCAAGATTTAAAGGACGATGCAATGAGATTCCAAAAATTAAATGATTAGACATTCAATCTTTTTACAGTTGTGTTATATCATTATATCCTCCAGataatgaggtatgtcacagcATACATAACTTTAGGTTTAAGACATTGGGCAGCCTCCTTTGTAATTCACAACAGCATTCATTTTGAGTTTAATTAAGTACCCTTATAGAAAAACAGGCCTCTCTTTTCAATTTGTCATAATAAGAAAACAATCT
This is a stretch of genomic DNA from Paralichthys olivaceus isolate ysfri-2021 chromosome 8, ASM2471397v2, whole genome shotgun sequence. It encodes these proteins:
- the gaa2 gene encoding lysosomal alpha-glucosidase isoform X1, whose amino-acid sequence is MVSYKRLNPEDVKFSSAVLSEEPRPVQEEVPVQEPEEASLLPRLPSCSVTKGLLVIGCLLLLLFGGWLLGTMFWLHGPSNREPHRPLPPAPAKPPPTGGNDTAAASRPGACSIIPEARRFDCYPERGVVVTREMCEARNCCFIPASSPSSSATHPSGGNGIPWCFYPVDFPSYSLVSINDTSLGQKGTLVREIKTYYPADILTLEVDIRHETDTRLHVRITDPSDARFEVPISVPTATKKAQSPDYVVELSKEPFGLIVKRSSTGAVLLNTTVAPLFYADQFLQFSTSLPSQFIYGLGEHRSTFLHDIHWNTLTMWARDVPPMEQTNLYGAHPFYLVMEDGGNAHGFFLLNSNAMDVALQPSPALTWRTIGGILDFYVFLGPDPGSVIEQYVEVIGFPAMPIYWALGYHLCRWGYNTSNSTLEVVKKMRSYGMPQDVQWNDIDYMDQYLDFTFDSTKFATLPDLVKDLHAHDQRYVMILDPGISSTQPEGSYWPFDEGLKRGVFIKDAEGKTLIGKVWPGLTAYPDFSDDVTHEWWYENLQRFHDQVPFDGLWIDMNEPSNFLDGSTNGCPTNSLENPPYTPGVLGGLLRAKTVCATAQQKQSIHYNMHSLYGLMEAKASASALKRIVAKRPFVISRSTFPSQGKYSGHWLGDNRSQWRDLYTSISGMLTFNLLGIPLVGADICGFSEEPQEELCVRWTQLGAFYPFTRNHNAIDMQPQDPTVFSPLARTAMKQALLLRYSLFPVLYTLFHHAHAHGHTVARPLMFEFPRDVRTYGIDKQFLWGKSLLVTPVLDPGVDYVDGYFPEGLWYDYYTGDSLRSKGEEVQLQAPLDKINLHLREGSILPTQVPNLTLWVSTTQPLHLVSALSDDGSAAGDLFWDDGESIDTFESDSYAYLIFSVTQNVMTSQVLHSNIKATNISVESATFYGVKEKPSRVSVNSLDAPFTYRANQVLTVSDLGLNLSRNFTISWM
- the gaa2 gene encoding lysosomal alpha-glucosidase isoform X2 encodes the protein MVSYKRLNPEDVKFSSAVLSEEPRPVQEEVPEPEEASLLPRLPSCSVTKGLLVIGCLLLLLFGGWLLGTMFWLHGPSNREPHRPLPPAPAKPPPTGGNDTAAASRPGACSIIPEARRFDCYPERGVVVTREMCEARNCCFIPASSPSSSATHPSGGNGIPWCFYPVDFPSYSLVSINDTSLGQKGTLVREIKTYYPADILTLEVDIRHETDTRLHVRITDPSDARFEVPISVPTATKKAQSPDYVVELSKEPFGLIVKRSSTGAVLLNTTVAPLFYADQFLQFSTSLPSQFIYGLGEHRSTFLHDIHWNTLTMWARDVPPMEQTNLYGAHPFYLVMEDGGNAHGFFLLNSNAMDVALQPSPALTWRTIGGILDFYVFLGPDPGSVIEQYVEVIGFPAMPIYWALGYHLCRWGYNTSNSTLEVVKKMRSYGMPQDVQWNDIDYMDQYLDFTFDSTKFATLPDLVKDLHAHDQRYVMILDPGISSTQPEGSYWPFDEGLKRGVFIKDAEGKTLIGKVWPGLTAYPDFSDDVTHEWWYENLQRFHDQVPFDGLWIDMNEPSNFLDGSTNGCPTNSLENPPYTPGVLGGLLRAKTVCATAQQKQSIHYNMHSLYGLMEAKASASALKRIVAKRPFVISRSTFPSQGKYSGHWLGDNRSQWRDLYTSISGMLTFNLLGIPLVGADICGFSEEPQEELCVRWTQLGAFYPFTRNHNAIDMQPQDPTVFSPLARTAMKQALLLRYSLFPVLYTLFHHAHAHGHTVARPLMFEFPRDVRTYGIDKQFLWGKSLLVTPVLDPGVDYVDGYFPEGLWYDYYTGDSLRSKGEEVQLQAPLDKINLHLREGSILPTQVPNLTLWVSTTQPLHLVSALSDDGSAAGDLFWDDGESIDTFESDSYAYLIFSVTQNVMTSQVLHSNIKATNISVESATFYGVKEKPSRVSVNSLDAPFTYRANQVLTVSDLGLNLSRNFTISWM